A single Watersipora subatra chromosome 7, tzWatSuba1.1, whole genome shotgun sequence DNA region contains:
- the LOC137400869 gene encoding LOW QUALITY PROTEIN: uncharacterized protein (The sequence of the model RefSeq protein was modified relative to this genomic sequence to represent the inferred CDS: inserted 1 base in 1 codon), whose product MAVKAAGGARDQVKRLANELLEEIANKAIRDYHLVVEKVPLGPDYDHQLAMVDDMADLKAEILRMGRECNRFLAGLLMYSYQHEIMKTISESQVSIVVGDTGSGKSTQVCQYLYEHGFAKNHHKIICSQPRKVAATSLAERVSTEMKTALGNLVGYQVGIKKKXSNKTKIVFSSDHCLLNECLKDPLFLQYSVLVIDEAHERSIFTDLLLGVIKKCLPQRPDLKVIITSATIDPAVFQKYFGDCPVVRVPGRMYPINVSYSHDHLPSAGEYLQFVLDCVKQLHAEKEPGDILAFLVTPIDCEHGTDELAGLVDAVCFPLHGQLSAENYAEVMKPITDGRRKIVLATNCAETSITIPGIKYVVDCGLAKEKQFDPKVNVSKLVICGISKSSADQRKGRAGRVESGECIRLYSENDYQSMEEIAVPEILRVNLGQAVLSLIALGIKDLLSFDFVQSPDKQSLKSAHEHLKSLGCLDIDGGLIDIGKKMVHLPVDPKFAKFILLCCDHGVGYKGIAMAVMCIQGNMVFYKGSTDEEKPARSRGQWCFKNSINAKLMKNAYSLVKELRNCLSRQLNIKVEEKALLLDNLEVIEKNYLACFFPNNLCFFSGSDRVGYFVPQVQEYCPLHPSSALSYCGEAPKVAIFENILETSRKYLITVSKVDQVNYSYGGDWLNETYIKQLVEQVPLSKAGPTIQKNLYYTRWAIKNVMKDVFSSCLLVPDLLWSTSKQSSLWMNLIVRHSDYQLVNEYIQTNFVAPLIDTARMKKKEVEVGGKSDVKVYLGDGGKVYSCVMPDEFTSVKIVLKRACDASLVENQQVSELLSGFGQIIRIKKVEQRAKTWGFVEFCQPSSAAQVVAGNFPLFHCLKSHHRTQTATGKDGFCGSITVEWLRRPSKDHAFVALPSGLLDEHDFIESSFELGFLTCFAERAKKDDNNLYLKPVPEDCTYKVILDNMPSFLRACNPNIIIPSEPALQGIELDHQAIKTLLQPSLQDSGLTLASVKFLNDRETCRIMRCFVQMSSITSCLKFLDSLELCNLHHQGRQLKFIASWTYLFKLPVKVYDFLESDITQIATHLSSTTQFRVEPKFEKVGTLNCRSNGYNNFKRFQTELSQMIYGVPFYCGETLSRLLLTGKHDEILKKVMDQTGTLIEKDARQDRLNLYGSPSNTVTAQKALNEFLEILGSKNHLESVFLLKGGGKPPGLMKLLLRKYKVDLHEMNAIEGSVSVRLDLRKHEIQYLGTCDAYHAIQVELDQLEKEAIDRNRSKVEIQCPVCLDEVEEDKVQLSLCGHYYCKECFNDWMKSTIKNKSFPLCCTAEDCNEFLCIDDIPITNDVINASVESFVARNKRYNFCPTPDCPNIYHATETSRTYYCSMCFVRTCTCCHKNAHLPNEACSADPEASSISGWMAKDPKNRQKCPGCEFGTEKNEGCLHMHCVKCKAHFCWNCLTVYSSESAVYKHVCPGRAGRPQ is encoded by the exons ATGGCTGTCAAAGCGGCTGGCGGAGCCAGAGATCAAGTTAAGAGGCTGGCTAATGAATTACTTGAGGAAATAGCAAATAAAGCAATCAGAGATTACCATCTAGTTGTTGAAAAAGTTCCTCTGGGACCAGACTATGATCACCAG CTTGCTATGGTAGACGATATGGCTGATCTAAAAGCAGAAATTTTAAGGATGGGGAGAGAATGCAATCGCTTCCTTGCTGGACTGCTCATGTATTCATACCAACACGAAATCATGAAGACCATCAGCGAATCGCAAGTCAGCATAGTTGTTGGAGATACGGGATCAGGCAAAAGTACACAAGTCTGTCAATACCTCTATGAGCATGGTTTTGCTAAGAACCATCATAAGATTATTTGCAGCCAGCCACGGAAAGTGGCAGCAACGAGTCTCGCTGAGCGTGTTTCTACAGAAATGAAAACAGCATTAGGAAACCTTGTCGGTTATCAAGTGGGCATAAAAAAGA TGTCTAATAAGACTAAAATTGTATTTTCATCTGATCATTGCCTGCTGAACGAATGTCTTAAAGACCCTTTATTTCTTCAATACTCAGTTCTAGTGATTGATGAAGCGCATGAACGTAGTATCTTTACTGATCTTTTGCTGGGTGTTattaaaaaatgtcttccacaACGTCCAGATCTAAAAGTGATCATCACTTCTGCCACAATTGATCCTGCcgtatttcaaaaatattttggcgaCTGTCCAGTTGTGAGGGTTCCTGGTAGAATGTACCCTATAAATGTTTCTTATTCACATGATCATCTACCTTCTGCTGGTGAGTACTTGCAGTTTGTTCTTGACTGCGTAAAACAGCTGCATGCAGAAAAAGAACCTGGAGATATATTAGCTTTTTTAGTAACGCCAATAGATTGTGAGCATGGTACAGATGAGTTGGCTGGTTTGGTTGATGCTGTATGTTTTCCTTTGCATGGACAGCTAAGTGCTGAAAATTATGCTGAAGTTATGAAACCCATTACCGATGGTCGTAGAAAAATTGTGCTTGCTACCAACTGCGCCGAAACATCTATCACTATTCCTGGGATCAAATATGTAGTGGACTGTGGTCTTGCAAAAGAAAAGCAGTTTGATCCGAAAGTAAATGTCTCAAAACTAGTCATATGTGGAATCAGTAAAAGTTCAGCAGACCAAAGGAAAGGGCGAGCGGGACGAGTTGAGTCTGGAGAATGCATCCGGCTGTACAGTGAGAATGATTATCAGAGTATGGAGGAGATAGCTGTGCCTGAAATTCTTCGTGTCAACCTTGGCCAGGCTGTACTGAGTCTTATTGCATTGGGAATAAAAGATCTCCTGTCTTTTGATTTTGTCCAAAGCCCTGACAAACAAAGCCTAAAGAGCGCCCATGAGCATTTAAAGAGTTTAGGGTGCTTAGACATTGATGGTGGTCTTATTGATATTGGAAAGAAGATGGTGCACCTTCCAGTTGATCCCAAATTTGCCAAGTTCATTTTGCTTTGCTGTGACCATGGTGTTGGTTACAAAGGCATAGCAATGGCTGTCATGTGCATTCAAGGAAACATGGTATTTTATAAAGGTTCAACTGATGAAGAAAAG CCAGCTCGTAGTCGAGGTCAATGGTGTTTTAAAAATTCCATCAATGCCAAGCTCATGAAGAATGCTTACAGTCTGGTCAAAGAACTTAGGAATTGTCTCAGTCGCCAACTAAATATCAAGGTGGAAGAAAAAGCATTGCTTCTCGACAACTTGGAAGTCATTGAGAAGAACTATCTTGCTTGTTTCTTCCCCAACAACTTGTGCTTTTTTTCTGGCTCTGACAGAGTTGGCTATTTTGTTCCACAAGTACAAGAATATTGCCCTCTTCATCCTTCTTCAGCATTGAGCTACTGTGGAGAGGCTCCAAAGGTTGCAatctttgaaaacattttggagACTAGCCGAAAATATTTGATTACAGTGAGCAAAGTAGATCAGGTCAATTACAGCTATGGCGGAGATTGGCTAAATGAAACTTACATCAAGCAGCTAGTCGAGCAGGTTCCCTTATCGAAGGCTGGACCCACTATTCAGAAAAATCTTTACTACACTCGGTGGGCGATCAAGAATGTGATGAAAGATGTTTTTTCTAGCTGCCTGCTAGTGCCTGATTTGCTATGGTCCACATCAAAGCAAAGCAGTTTGTGGATGAATCTGATAGTGCGACACAGTGATTATCAGCTGGTGAATGAGTATATCCAGACTAACTTTGTTGCTCCTCTGATTGACACTGCTCGTATGAAAAAGAAGGAGGTTGAAGTGGGTGGTAAATCTGATGTGAAAGTATATTTAGGAGATGGAGGTAAAGTTTATTCCTGTGTGATGCCAGATGAGTTTACTTCCGTAAAGATTGTCCTCAAAAGAGCATGTGATGCTTCACTTGTGGAAAACCAGCAAGTTTCCGAACTACTGTCAGGCTTTGGACAGATTATCAGAATAAAGAAAGTAGAGCAACGAGCCAAAACATGGGGGTTTGTGGAATTCTGCCAACCATCTTCAGCTGCACAGGTTGTTGCTGGaaattttcctttgtttcactgTTTAAAATCTCACCATAGAACTCAAACAGCTACTGGAAAAGATGGCTTTTGCGGTTCCATCACTGTCGAATGGTTGCGGAGACCAAGCAAAGATCATGCATTTGTGGCGTTGCCTTCAGGGTTGCTAGATGAGCATGACTTCATTGAGTCATCATTTGAACTGGGTTTCTTAACCTGCTTTGCAGAGCGTGCCAAGAAAGATGACAACAACTTGTATCTGAAGCCTGTTCCTGAAGATTGCACATACAAAGTGATTTTGGATAATATGCCCAGTTTTCTTCGAGCCTGTAATCCTAACATTATTATTCCGTCTGAACCTGCATTACAGGGAATTGAACTTGACCATCAAGCTATCAAGACACTCCTACAACCTTCTTTGCAGGATTCTGGGCTAACATTGGCCTCCGTGAAGTTTCTTAATGACCGAGAAACGTGTCGTATCATGCGATGTTTCGTTCAAATGAGTTCAATAACTTCATGTCTCAAGTTCCTAGACTCTTTAGAACTTTGTAACCTACATCATCAAGGCAGGCAATTGAAATTCATTGCTAGTTGGACATATCTTTTTAAACTGCCTGTCAAAGTATATGATTTTTTGGAAAGTGACATCACACAGATTGCGACACACTTAAGTTCAACAACTCAGTTCCGAGTAGAGCCAAAGTTTGAAAAGGTTGGAACATTGAACTGCCGATCGAATGGCTATAACAATTTCAAGCGGTTTCAAACTGAACTTTCACAGATGATATACGGAGTGCCATTTTATTGTGGTGAAACACTCAGCAGGTTGCTCTTGACTGGTAAACACGATGAAATACTCAAAAAAGTGATGGATCAGACGGGAACATTAATTGAAAAGGATGCACGACAAGATCGACTAAATCTCTACGGCAGCCCTTCAAACACAGTAACAGCTCAGAAAGCACTTAATGAGTTTTTAGAAATACTCGGCAGTAAGAATCATCTGGAAAGTGTATTTCTCTTGAAAGGAGGTGGCAAACCACCTGGTCTCATGAAATTGCTTCTGCGAAAGTACAAAGTAGACTTGCATGAAATGAATGCTATCGAGGGTTCCGTGAGTGTGCGGTTAGATCTCAGAAAACATGAAATACAGTACCTTGGGACATGTGATGCTTATCATGCAATTCAAGTGGAGTTGGACCAACTTGAGAAAGAAGCCATTGACAGAAATCGTAGCAAAGTTGAAATTCAATGCCCGGTTTGCTTGGATGAAGTTGAAGAAGACAAAGTGCAACTTTCTTTATGCGGCCACTACTATTGCAAAGAGTGCTTCAATGACTGGATGAAAAGTACTATAAAAAACAAGTCTTTTCCACTCTGTTGTACTGCAGAAGATTGCAATGAGTTTCTGTGCATTGATGATATTCCCATCACAAATGATGTGATCAATGCCTCTGTGGAATCCTTTGTGGCGCGGAACAAGAGATACAATTTTTGTCCAACACCTGATTGCCCTAACATCTACCATGCTACTGAAACATCTAGAACTTATTATTGTTCTATGTGTTTTGTAAGAACTTGCACATGTTGTCACAAAAATGCCCATTTGCCAAATGAGGCTTGCTCAGCTGATCCCGAGGCCAGCTCGATAAGTGGATGGATGGCAAAAGATCcaaaaaatcgacaaaaatgtCCCGGCTGTGAATTTGGTACTGAGAAAAATGAAGGATGTCTTCACATGCATTGCGTCAAGTGTAAGGCTCATTTTTGTTGGAATTGTCTTACTGTTTACTCAAGTGAATCCGCAGTGTATAAACATGTCTGCCCTGGAAGAGCTGGTCGTCCTCAATAG